Part of the Oncorhynchus masou masou isolate Uvic2021 chromosome 18, UVic_Omas_1.1, whole genome shotgun sequence genome, GCCCTCTGTCCCAGAAATAGGACCTGGTGCCAGGGTGTTAACCCTTACCCCACTTGGTCCCCATTCAACAGCCAGGTGCTTGGTCATGGcatctgagggagagagatgtgaaaaGAAAAGAGTAGTGGGATGAATAAAGAGAGGGGAAGTTGTTAGTGGGCTTGCTGTTATATCTGAGAAATAGTGCTGACTCACCAAAAGACTACAGCTGCTTCTACCAAATACATAGAACCACATAAAAACACAACAATATAGTTACAATCATAGAGTTATAACACTGTAACGTTTCTTACCGTTGGCAGCCTTGGCAGAGCCAGCATGCACCTGGAGAGCCTGACCCCTGTAGCCGAGGGTGGCAGAGATGTTTACAATGGCACCCCCGTGGTCCTGAACACAAACATCAGACATGATCAAGTCTATCTATCCATACATTTTACCAGAAGTATGACTATCTGAGGTAATAGCACAACAATGAAAAACAAACAGGAATATCCATGCAAGTCATGTGAAAAGGTAGGTAGTTAGATTGAAGGAAATTGATTGAAAAATCTCAGTGCATACTGAGAGTGTACCGTACCTTGAACCACTTCTCATAGACCACCTTGCTGGTGTTAAATGTACCCAGGGTGTCAATCTCCAGGACTGTCTTGAAGGcattgaaggagagggagattGCAGGGCACAGGAAGTTTCCAGCAGCATCTATAAAATAAAATAGATCGCTAGACAGTTccttacatatttttttttacattcatttatttatttaacctttatttaaccaggtaggcaagttgagaacaagttctcatttacaattgcgacctggccaagataaagcaaagcagtttgacatatacaacaacacagagttacacatggagtaaaacaaacatacagtcaataagaaataataagaaaacataagtctatatacaatgtgagcaaatgaggtgagataagggaggtaaaggcaaaaaaacaaaaacggccatagtggcgaagtaaatacaatatagcaagtaaaacactggaatggtagatttgcagtggaagaatgtgcaaggtagagatagaaataatggggtgcaaaggagcaaaataaataaataaatacagtagggggagaggtagttgtttgggctaaattatagatgggccatgtacaggtacagtaatctgtgagctgctctgacagttggtggttaaagctagtgagggatataagtgtttccagtttcagagacttgtgtagttcgttccagtcattgatagcagagaactggaaggagaggcggccaaaggaagaattggttttgggggtgaccagagagatatacctatTTCAAACAACCAACGTTAACACGTTTCCATTTAAAATTGGGTATTAAAAAGAAAATGTACAAATGTAAAGAAAGACTGAGATTGAAATGTTGTAAAATGCAAATCAAGTTATAAACGTAACAAAAACGATAAAAGCCAGAACAGATGATGACTTTGTGATCTGAAACAGGCCTATATGAGAAAAGTTGATAAAGAGAGATTGACATTGCTTGAGAAAATGTCATAATTGAAACAAAATCACACTGCTTTCACCGCGACATGGCTTCATTAAAATCAATGTCGCACACAATTTCACAGCAGAGCCCATTTCACTTCCCCCCATACCTACAATGTTGTTGTATGGGTGcatgtgcatgtctgtctgtgcaCACGTGTGTGTTCTACATACTATTAATGAGGATATCAATCCTGCCCAGCTCTTTCAGCGTCTCGTCCACGGCAGCGGAGATGGTCTGGGGCTGTCGCACGTCAATGGTCAGAGGGAGACAGCGGCGTCCCGTTGCTGCCATCAGCTTCTTAGCAGCCTGGAAGAAAACATAGACGAGACATCAGCATGATAAATCAACATTTATTCAACATTTAATCAacatcgttttttttttttttatgtttttgtttggtcTACTAAACGATATAAGGGTAGCAGACCTCTGTCAGCTTTTCCAAGTTTCTGCTGGCAATCACTGTGTCACAGCCGTGCCTGAAAGAGACGAAAGGTGAGAGGTTAGGGGTGAGGTGCAAGGTGTTCCGTGTGTGATGACATGCGGCATAAGGTTTTAGTTGCCTCTAATGGTGGTTTGCGGATGGTAGCTATAGGTAGAACACAGTGGCATGAGGTGAGCAGTCCCAGGTGTAGGCAGGGTAAAGGCCAAGGGAATGTGATAGATGAGGGGTGAGGGGAGCAGGGACATGTCAAGTGAAAGGTGCAAGGTTAAGGCTGAGATCATGTGATGTACCAGGAAGCCAAACGTGACAGATGTATCATTCAAGGTCTTAGGTGAAGAGTAACATGCTCTATAGGTAAAAGAAGATAGGCAGTGATAACCCAACCAGAGGGTTAAAGTACAGTCTCAGGGAGCATGGAGTAGTACGTCAAGAGACTCCAGGTACAGTACCTCATGAGCACTTCAGCTATGCGCAGTCCAATTCCAGTTCCCCCGCCAGTTATGAACGCCACTTGGTCTCTGTGAAAAGATATTGTTAAAAaattatgtacagtaccagtattATACAGAGTGCCCTATGTCATATTTTCCTATTACATCACTTAAGGTAATACCATTTCCCTATAAAATCTACTGGCCATTGCTTTTGTTCCAAATGACAATGCACAGCTCAAGTACAGTTGGTACGTTAAGGTTGTATTTCCACTTACTTGAGTAAATCTGGACTGTAAATGTGAGTGTATGAAGTCATGCAGTCATCTGTGTCTACATCCTCAGGCAAATCTCTCACCCTCTGTGGCTCTGCCATACTGATGTTCCAAAGGTGCCTGGCTggaacaaaaatatacatttattaCACTTCTAAGGCACACGTTGTGCTATGTAGCAATCGCTGGGACATATGCTGCATTGCAGACTGCAGCGGGAGATGCATGGAAGAATTTAAAGTTGACAAAGTAAAGTCAaagatttttttataacccaaagATAGACCACAGCCAATCGTTTCCAATGGTAGAAAATTAATCATAGACGGCAGAACAAGCACGAACTAACGAGATCCCATTGGCGCGTTCaagcatgtatttgcatatttcagTTAGGGAACGCATAGCCTGAATCTCAATTCGCCCTTGCACTTACAAAACAACGCAATTTTTTTTGAAACTTTGGCAAAAAGTACTATGTTCGTAACatgttttgggaacagaaaactgtattggaTCAAACGTTTGAGGAAATTTGCAGAATCTCGTCCAAAATTAATCTTGCTCcgtcttctcccactgccggccactgggcttcctctcatcaccatatttggtgtTGAGTCGaaacgccaaccggatgcttcagaTTTCTACATCCTATTCTATTTTAAAACATCTGGCTCATTGTTCTCTCTATGTATGGTAAAGTTGCACTCACCGACAGTGTTGTTGTGTTTTTCCTGTTGTAGCTTCTCCTCTGTAAAGACACCGCCTCACAAACGTCTCTTGACGACCAAATGCACTCTGTTGCAGATTAACTTCACAAATTGCGACCCAAGACGTTTACACATTCACTAAATTGTCAAACAGCAAATTTGCTCTCTGGTCATGAACATACTGTACATTGAACCTATTTTTTTGTGAAACGATAAGTGCATTTTGGGATATGTAGTTCAAGAGGGTCTGTTCAAGAGCGCAAACGTCATACTCCTGCTGTCATCCCATGCAGAGGATAGAAAATGTGTTATTTGCTTATTCATAAAAATACTGGGAAAGAATATCTAGTGTTGTTTTTTCTCTTGAGATTCTTAaactatacaatatatatatatatatatatatatatatgcaacatgcaataatttcaacaattttactgagtgacACTTCATATAGGGAAATCAgccaattgaaatgaattcattaggttCTATTCTATTCATTAGGTtcacattcttgcagtcagcatgccaattgcactccctcaaaacttcagacatctgtggcattgtgttgtgtgacaaaactgcacattttagagtgacctttattgtccccagcacaaggtgcacctgtaacaaccacgctgtttaatcagcttcttgattctTGACCTGTCAGGTggttggattatcttggcaaggaaatgctcactaacagggatgttaacaaatttgtgcacaaaatttgagagaaataagctttttgtgcataggGAAAATTTCTGTaatcttttatttcaggtcatgaaacataggaccaaaacatgttgcgtttacatttttgttcagtatacaaatGCCTCAAGGCTCACACAGACATGATAGATATGTTTCTAAATTTTACCTCAAGGCAAGAGTGAATAAATCATTGCAGAACCTTCAGAAAAGATACAGAAACAAAAAGGTCATTGTTTTCATTGTCAAAAGTGTTTCCATAACACCATATTCTAGGTGGCCATTAAAAGAATATGATTTTGTTTTTTATAATCTAAATGTATCTGTGCATGTTTAGGGAGAGCAATAACAGTGTCTCTTTTATGGCCCTTCACAACCATATGTTAAAGTCTTCCTGGTATTCCACTTTACAAAACATTACCTGCTTTTCCAAATCAGAGGGATGTGGAAAACCCTTGATCTCCTATTACCCTCAGCTTTTTAGGGTGGCACCAGGGAGTGTCATTGCTGGTAAACTGACACCAGATTTGGCTGGTGAACGGTATTAGTTTCCAGGGATCGAAGCTCATCAGAGTACATTCAGATGGTGGATGTCTTCCTCTCAATCTGAATTTGGGGATTTTATTGACAGGAAGAGCCCTGTGAAATGGATCCCTCAGAGAGTTCAGGGCTAATATATCCAAAGCACTTAGGCTGTGTGTATGCCAACAGTATCCATTAATGCAGGCCAGCCTGGACAGTTTTATCAACAGTTTTTTGACTCCAGATAGTGAGGTGATGTGTTGTTATAAAGCAACAATGTAGCTACAGCAAAACATCAAGACAAGTAACATATTTTTGGTGAGACACAGTCAAAGCTTGCagaagctctgtgtgtgtgtgtgtgtgggggggggggttaagaaaTGTTTTATTTGGTCTCCATTTTCTTCATTACATAAGTGGTCAAAATGTGTTGCCCTCATAGTTTGAAAGCTCACCACCAGGTGGTGGTAATTGGCAGATTACAGTTTTTAAAACACTGGCAAAGCCTGTAGAATGCTAACCCTCTTCCTCACAAACGATTAATAATACATAAACCAGACCAAACAAACATGACAGGGTTAAAGCATAAATACAGCTCCAGATTCCACAGTATGTGCTTATCTTAATCAGGTCTTGTGGGAGAAATCcgagaatatatatattttttaagtttgGGATCTATAATGCGACTCCAGGTATCTCATTATTGCGTTTCCACTTTTCTGATTCCGACTTTCACTCGAGTATTGTTAGATTAGCTCAGTGAATAATAGTATAATCAATGATAAGCAACTGcttctcccgagtggcgcagtggtctaaggcactgaatctctgtgcaagaggcgtcactacagtcccagggtcgaatccaggctgtatcacaaccagctgtgattgggagtcccattggacggcgcacaattggcccatggTCGTCCGGAgaaggccgtcactgtaaataagatttttttcttaaccgacttgcctagttaaataaaggttaaaaatgtaaaaaataatatgaCAGGGGAACCATTTCCCTTGAGCCTCGTCATGGCCAGATGAGGCAACATTATACTTTACTCATTACAATACATGCAATGAGCTTGAGCCTGTGTGTTCAGTTCATAACACATTACAACTGTTTTAATAACAGTGATTTCCATCTCCTTCTGTCTCAGAGTATCTGGGCATGAAAGGTTTCCATAATTATTCATTAAAATATAACTTGACATTGGTTggaatgaaaacctgctccctCTGGAACCTACTGTAAGCCAACACTCACTGTGCTGTTGGACAAGTCACTTCTGTATCATTGCCTCGATAACATCTCCAGATGTATGGACATTGGACAAGCAGGTGAAATCAAGCATTAGTCTGTAGCATATGCATATGTCTCACGAGCCTTAATCGAAATCTCAAGCTAGCTCCGATTTCATATTGTACATGCTCTTGTCGAGAGAAAATGTCACCTATGCAAAGTCAACCGTTCACTGTGACTTCTTTCCATATCAGGGCTCATACTCCAGGGTTCATCCCTGTTTGCTCAAGCGCTGACAGTGAGTGCTTGGCTATGATCtttgtgtctgggtctgtgctagGCTTCTCTTGGGCCCCATTTGAGGCTGgcactgctgctgatgctgcctGCTCCAGCCCCATCAGCCTGGCACTGGCCTCCCACAGCCTCCGGGACACCTCCTGGTCGAGGGCCTTGGGTGCTGGCTCCTTCTCTATCATGACGTCGTAGTAGCAGCCCGTAACCCCCTCCAACTCCTCGGCCACGGCCAGATAGACACTAGGCTGTGCCCCCAGCTCTGGCCCCTTCACTAGGAGGGTGAAGACCGGACCTgcagggagaggcagagacatTAGGGGTCATTTGAAGCATTTTGTGAATAACTTTTCCTGAGTGATTGGGAGCTTCAACTATGACCTACTAAGCCTATTAATCTAAACTGATATGATGGTTTAGCAAACATTTTCACGTGAGTGGATCTCCAAGTGTAATAGACAATAAGGCGGCGGACTCACTGAGCACTGAGCTGGAGAATTGCGATTGGTGGAGGCCAGTGTGTCTCCCCAGCTCTGTGGCAACAACCCCGGGGTGTAGGCAATTCACAGTGACCCCAGTACCTGTCACAACAAAGATTAAGAACACAGTAATCAATACTGTAATCAATGGAAAATACAAACCCAACAACACGAAAATAACAAACCTATCCAAACAGAGGACAAACCTATCCatccacacagagaacacacacacacacacacacacatatacagagcTACTGGACTTACCTTCTAGCCTTTGGGCCAGTTCTCTTGTGAATAGAACGTTGGCGAGTTTGCTTTGGCAGTAGGCCCGTTTGGTGTCAAACTTCTTATTGTCCCAGTTGAGGTCGTTGAAATCGATCTCCCCGACGATGTGGGCGAGAGAGGTCAGGTTGACCACTCTGCTAGGGGCAGAGTCCTTCAGCTTTTCCAGCAGCAGATTGGTCAGCAAGAAGTGGCCTGAAAAAACAGAGGAACACAGTAACATGAACATATGACAATGCCCATATTCTCCTATATTATAGCTATGTATTTATAATACAATGTAAAGCAACAGTATGAAATAAAACCCTGCAGAAAGTGCACACTACTTGGGAGTATTCAGGAACATACCTAAATGGTTCACTCCAAACTGTATGTCAAACCCATCCTCTGTCTTCCCTGCTGGACATCTCATTACGCCTGCATTGTTTATCAGCACATCCACATGCTTTTCCTCTGCAATGACatgaagaaaacacacacacagagagacacagagagaaacaccgagaaagagagagacacacacacacgattgtcTGAGAATAGGGTGTAGCTCAACTCATAAAGTGGCCGTTACTTCCAATGGGTCTCATTTGAGTTGATGTCTCTCCAGTGCGTATTTTAACTGACCTTGGTTGACTCTCTCTGCAAACTGGCGGATGGATTTGATGGAGGCCAGGTCTATGTGGCGTGCGTAAACATGAGGATTCAGTGTCTGCCCCCGGATCTCTTTGGCAGCCGCCTCACATTTCTCCATATCCCTGCACCCCATAATAATTCGACCACCTGATTGGATGGAAAAGGATAGGAAATGGGAAAGAGTAGCTACGgttgaagttgaaagtttacatacacttaggttggattcattaaaactcatttttcaaccactccacaaatttcttgtcaacaaactatagttttagcaagtcggttaggacatctactttgtgcatgacaagtaatttttccaacaattgtttacagacagattatttcactgtatcacaattccagtgggtcagaagtttacatgcactaagttgactgtgcctttaaacagcttggaaaattccagaaaattatgtcatggctttagaagtttctgttAGCCTtaatgacatcatttgagtcaattaacggtgtacctgtggatgtttcaaggcctaccttcaaactcagtgcctctttgcttgaaatcatgggaaaatcaaaagaaatcagccaagactatagaaaaaaaattgtagacctccacaagtctggttcatccttgggagcaatttccaaaagcctgaaggtaccacgttcatctgtacaaacaatagtacgcaagtataaacaccatgggaccacgcagccgtcataccgctcaggaaggagacgcgttctgtctcctagagatgaacgtactttggtgtgaaaagtgcaaatcaatcataGAACAACAGCattggaccttgtgaagatgctggaggaaacagctacaaaagtatctatatccacagtaaaacgactcATATATagatataacctgaaaggtcacacagaaaggaagaagccactgctcccccaatggtggaacaaactccctcacgacgccaggacagcggagtcaatcaccaccttccggagacacctgaaaccccacctctttaaggaatacctaggataggataaagtaatccttctcaccccccccccccccttaaatgatttagatgcactattgtaaagtggctgttccactggatgtcagaaggtgaattcaccaatttgtacgtcgctctggataagagcgtctgctaaatgacttaaatgtaaaatgtaaatgtccaAAActgcaataaaaaagccagactacggtttgcaactgcacatggggacaaagatcgtactttttggagaaatgtcctctggtctgaggaaacaaaaatataactgtttggccataatgaccatcgttatgtttggagaaaaagggggaagcttgcaagccgaagaacagcatcccaactgtgaagcacgggagtggcagcatcatgttgtgggggtgctttgctgctggagggactggtgcacttcacaaaatagatggcatcatgagggaggaaaattacgtggatatattgaagcaacatctcaagacatcagtaaggaagttaaagcttggtcgcaaatgggtcttccaaatggacaatgacctcaagcatacttccaaagttgtggcaaaatggcttaaggacaaaaaagtcaaggtattggagtggccaacacaaagccctgacctcaatcccatatacaatttgtgggcagaactgaaaaagcgtgtgcgagcaaggagacgtacaaacctgactcagttacaccatctctgtcaggaggaatgggccaaaattcacccaacttattgtgggacgcttgtgaaaggatacccaaaacgtttgacccaagttagacaatttaaaggcaatgctaccaaatattaattgagtgaatgtaaacttctgacccactgggaattggatgaaagaaataaaagctgaagtaaatcactctactattattctgaaatgtcacattcttaaaataaagtggtgatcctaactgacctaagacagggaattgtcacttagattaaatgtcagaaattgtgaaaaacagattaaatgtatttggctaaggtatatgcaaacttccgacttcaactgtaggtaactCATAATTGATACTAAGGTCGTTCTGGCTGTTTTCTCAAGCAATTATGGTTGCTTGAATTACTTGTAACAACTAGGCAATCACACAATAGTAAAGACAAACATTAATAATAGTAAAACTATAATAATAGCcagtgtgtcacgttctgaccttagttcctttgtttcgtctttgttttagtatggtcagggcgtgagttggggtgggcagtctgtttgtttttctatgttggtttctgtgttctcaatcagaggcaggtgtcgttagttgtctctgattgagaatcatacttaggtagcctttttccacctgtgttttgtgggtgtttattttctgtctttgtgtatgtcgccagacaggactgtttcggttttcgttcgttcactttattgttttctgtatttcagtgttcagtttgcttaattaaatattacatcatgaacacttaccatgctgcaaattgatcctccgatccttctcgctactcctcctcaaaGGAGGACGAGATCCCTTACACAGTGACCAAAATGGAATATAATTGCATTGTCTAAATATGTGCTCTGTAGCCTACTAATAAGCCATTGTGTAAAATAAGTGGTTATGATGTAGCCAAATTCTCTGTACCTCTCTTGGCCAGTTCTTTGGCTGTCTCTTTACCAATCCCAGTGTTGGCTCCTGTTATGACCACGGTCTTCCCTGGAATTTTAGCCTTACTGGGACAAGGGCCTCCAGTAACATGGTTCCTATGGGGAGAATGACACAATCATAATTCAGAGTGACACACAGGCTGTGAGATATGGTTTAGAAAGGTTTTGGCTACACATTACAACATGCAATGTTAAAAAGCACTGTGCATTATATATCTTTAACTGTGACACTGGCAGTTTCATTACATCAAACCCCTGATGGATTGGGCAGCTTTGTCATAAGACTACAGAAGCATCAGCGAGAATTAATTTCTTTGGCGACTCACTTCAATAAAACAGCGGACCCAAACACTGTTCCAAAGACCGAGACGGGCAGAATATATTTGCTCATCGTTTTTCGAAGATTTACACACACAAATAACACAAGACAGGTTATAAAACTGCGAACAAACAGGAGACTTTCATAATATCCTCATGGACAAGGTTAAAGGCGCACGGTAATACACGTCAA contains:
- the LOC135504907 gene encoding retinol dehydrogenase 13-like isoform X2, which encodes MGCRDMEKCEAAAKEIRGQTLNPHVYARHIDLASIKSIRQFAERVNQEEKHVDVLINNAGVMRCPAGKTEDGFDIQFGVNHLGHFLLTNLLLEKLKDSAPSRVVNLTSLAHIVGEIDFNDLNWDNKKFDTKRAYCQSKLANVLFTRELAQRLEGTGVTVNCLHPGVVATELGRHTGLHQSQFSSSVLSPVFTLLVKGPELGAQPSVYLAVAEELEGVTGCYYDVMIEKEPAPKALDQEVSRRLWEASARLMGLEQAASAAVPASNGAQEKPSTDPDTKIIAKHSLSALEQTGMNPGV
- the decr2 gene encoding peroxisomal 2,4-dienoyl-CoA reductase [(3E)-enoyl-CoA-producing] isoform X1, whose protein sequence is MAEPQRVRDLPEDVDTDDCMTSYTHIYSPDLLKDQVAFITGGGTGIGLRIAEVLMRHGCDTVIASRNLEKLTEAAKKLMAATGRRCLPLTIDVRQPQTISAAVDETLKELGRIDILINNAAGNFLCPAISLSFNAFKTVLEIDTLGTFNTSKVVYEKWFKDHGGAIVNISATLGYRGQALQVHAGSAKAANDAMTKHLAVEWGPSGVRVNTLAPGPISGTEGFHRLGGNIADSMGAFSSIPLQRAGNKTEMAHSVLFLASRASSYVTGHIMVADGGSWLTSANDVSMLLGYWSAELKRDK
- the decr2 gene encoding peroxisomal 2,4-dienoyl-CoA reductase [(3E)-enoyl-CoA-producing] isoform X2 encodes the protein MAEPQRVRDLPEDVDTDDCMTSYTHIYSPDLLKDQVAFITGGGTGIGLRIAEVLMRHGCDTVIASRNLEKLTEAAKKLMAATGRRCLPLTIDVRQPQTISAAVDETLKELGRIDILINNAAGNFLCPAISLSFNAFKTVLEIDTLGTFNTSKVVYEKWFKDHGGAIVNISATLGYRGQALQVHAGSAKAANDAMTKHLAVEWGPSGVRVNTLAPGPISGTEGFHRLGGNIADSMGAFSSIPLQRAGNKTEMAHSVLFLASRASSYVTGHIMVADGGSWLTSANDVSMLLGIASSQSAKL
- the LOC135504907 gene encoding retinol dehydrogenase 13-like isoform X1 produces the protein MSKYILPVSVFGTVFGSAVLLKNHVTGGPCPSKAKIPGKTVVITGANTGIGKETAKELAKRGGRIIMGCRDMEKCEAAAKEIRGQTLNPHVYARHIDLASIKSIRQFAERVNQEEKHVDVLINNAGVMRCPAGKTEDGFDIQFGVNHLGHFLLTNLLLEKLKDSAPSRVVNLTSLAHIVGEIDFNDLNWDNKKFDTKRAYCQSKLANVLFTRELAQRLEGTGVTVNCLHPGVVATELGRHTGLHQSQFSSSVLSPVFTLLVKGPELGAQPSVYLAVAEELEGVTGCYYDVMIEKEPAPKALDQEVSRRLWEASARLMGLEQAASAAVPASNGAQEKPSTDPDTKIIAKHSLSALEQTGMNPGV